TAAGCAATATGGTTGCTATGATTGGCGATACTGCTTCGTCCTGGCGATTTAATTTCATAATACATTGATACATACATATTAATATTAAAATTAACTCGCTTGAAACAGCATTTCGCCATACTTGCGCATCTTTTGTCATTTGATAATTTGTTATTAGTTTTATATTTTGAATTTAGATCCCCGAAGACTTCGAAGTCATAATCCTATCTTCCATCACGATGTAATCTATTAGGTCTCTTGGCGTCTTATCAAAGTACTTGTTGATGCAATCGATCCCTTCTGCAATTTCATTGCAGCTGTGCAGTTGAAAGCCTGGATAAGTGTTATAGGTGAATTTTTCTTCGTATTTCATCGATATGGATAAAGAAATAAAGGGCTTTCCGAGCCTTCTAGCACAGAGTGCAAGTGGAAATGTGCCGATCTTGTGTATCAAAGTCATGTCGCCGAGGATAGAATCAGAACCTACTATGACTGCGTTTGCATTTTCAACAGCTACGCACATTGATGCATCCGTTAATACAATGGCTCGAATGCCGGATGACTTTAGTTCCTTTGCCATAGCTGATCCTTCCAGCATGGGCCTGCTCTCTAATATATAGAGGGTGTCGAGTGACTTTGACGAGGTAACGAATTTCTTTAACATTGATCCTGCACTTATTGTAGCTACTTTCTTGAACGGAAATTCTGTAACAGCCAATTTTACCGCAGATTCTTCTTCTTTCTTTAATTCAAGTTTTACTTCATGCGGCTGTACTTTATCTCCTGATCTTAGCCTCGATATTATGTTTCTAACAAGGCCCATG
This genomic stretch from Thermoplasma volcanium GSS1 harbors:
- a CDS encoding translation initiation factor IF-2B subunit delta, which gives rise to MDMKDLLSDNKSGSTDIAIKLLSLYEDGKLDNSAVEYLYNAFSGMGLVRNIISRLRSGDKVQPHEVKLELKKEEESAVKLAVTEFPFKKVATISAGSMLKKFVTSSKSLDTLYILESRPMLEGSAMAKELKSSGIRAIVLTDASMCVAVENANAVIVGSDSILGDMTLIHKIGTFPLALCARRLGKPFISLSISMKYEEKFTYNTYPGFQLHSCNEIAEGIDCINKYFDKTPRDLIDYIVMEDRIMTSKSSGI